A window of Eucalyptus grandis isolate ANBG69807.140 chromosome 4, ASM1654582v1, whole genome shotgun sequence genomic DNA:
CAGATGGCCTCCTCGAAGTCCTCTTGGACCGTCCTTGCCTGGCCAAGTTCGACACCGGAGTCTACTTCGACAGCGTCGTGAGAGCCAATCTCACTTATGGTAGCGACAGAGCAACAAGAATTCGGCATGACAATCATctctttcttgtgtttttctctGTTCTGATGTTTTTGGCTTTTGGGTTTTGACTGGTTTTAGGTAAGCTTATGGGAATGGAGggtctgtctcagaaagagctGTTTCTGTGGCTTCCAGTGAAGGATATTATTGTGGACGATCCATCTTCTGGTGTCATAATGTTTGATATTGGGGTTGCTCATAAgcagctctctctttctctctttgaaGACCCTCCTGTGTGTAGGCCtacaggtctctctctctctgtctctctctgtctctctctcaaccTTAAGGCAGAAATGAAAAAGTCGGAACTCTTTGGTTTCTTGTGCTCTGGTGAGAAGCTGAAACAGATTGTCAgttaatttgattattttccGTTTTGTACTGATGTTGCAGATTTGGAGGTTCTACAGCCAAATATTGGGAGGAAGAAAATTGGATTTGAAGCTCTGAGATGAAAGTCAGTTCCATTTTCGTTTCTCAGAGAATTTAAGTACGTACAGCGTCTTTGGGAGTTTTGGGCGTttgctttcctttctttttccccttctgaGTTTTGCTTGTAAAAATGCACGAGGAAATGAAGTTCATAAATGAGATAGATGAATATTGCAGACGGAGATATAGAAATTGTATGTTGGGGATGAGTTTGTGAATCGAAGTTGGTGAAGCCCTCCCCATTTGGAAGAACCGAGTTCAGATCATTACCATTCAATCTTTTGATTCTGATTGATTGTTATTAATTTTCTTGCATAaagcacaagaaaaagaaagaaagaaccgTCACAAATTAATCTCACTTATCTCTCGTCTGTTGGTCAAGCCATTTCATGGGATATGACTAGAGATTGACATCACGCAGGCAGAGACCCTAATTTCTCTCGCCTGAGCATAAAAAACCACACGGTATTGTACCATAATTTTGCTTGTAATGTTCTGTGGTGCCAGAGGTATAATAGCtaacttttgttgttttatacAATTGCCGGTGAAGACACATGACAGATTGAGCGGACATACGAGGCCAcacatataaaaataataaaacaatttGAAGGGTGTACGAAATCATTGAAAAAGATGGACATAATATGAAATGAACATCGtgttgaacttgaagattatACTTGAAGAATGTGTC
This region includes:
- the LOC104441159 gene encoding uncharacterized protein LOC104441159, which codes for MSLTRQSFRFLFLLLSLLFVLSESTLSSSSSSNSIQNLLQSQGLPGGLFPHDVKSFALHPDGLLEVLLDRPCLAKFDTGVYFDSVVRANLTYGKLMGMEGLSQKELFLWLPVKDIIVDDPSSGVIMFDIGVAHKQLSLSLFEDPPVCRPTDLEVLQPNIGRKKIGFEALR